Proteins from one Drosophila gunungcola strain Sukarami chromosome 3R, Dgunungcola_SK_2, whole genome shotgun sequence genomic window:
- the LOC128252420 gene encoding putative transcription factor capicua isoform X4 yields MLSAANATATATHAGAAAAIAAAETYVITNKQQQHQQQQQQVFVVAANKMVIPATGATIAGIPTATTTAAVESTATQQHQQQHQQHVLFQPHLQTTTAATSTPQQQQQQQPPQPRQHPKKRKFDPAELDKTEQHPQQQQQHPQQQQQLSVQKLQKPADTNGNSDGLANGNQLHRMIVSCGAGTGNNSSNSSSNSSSSDIKQQQRIIIASPLQHGSGSTYKQHVSSGNNSHAATIIHQQRTHTPTTAVYYQQQQQQQQQQQQQQRFSFNSNNQQHVQEQQQHLQQQQQQQQQQPQSLLDLSEWNNTRVLAKIHNHYAPGIIRQVQEASPDSILVEFDSTELGLLLYQDVLHQGRNHVILDASPPMADITLDARVCVRQRLEGRGSGSFVYVEGVITDINQATKQYSVQLIGDELANNKVVRRADLRLLQPPWWDELNELTPTGVATAPASSGKRKVSAGGAGSAAGEAMTVPSGNIVYPKAATGTPLTFVATRYDGKLPTAPPTSTPQQSQQHLVKQEEYYRTTATSPFPTRPPFAGPTHGSEQVAQSHPQQTNGLPDIVISPGSNGQHPKMQQQQQQQQQSSRGYDDYDSDDELKRVGIGYSPAAGELDTEKMSACSKRSSMQSRGSTSSLLDQRLTPRSHPATPSAIHRSQATTPHRFKKGDIVESESGVRKKYNGKQWRRLCMLCTKESQRRGYCSRHLNQKGNNSALPSSTGPGRLLSDSRSSSKTQIDEDTSRDSETSPNYRVKGRYDQEETDAAVMLVSLSSSRSATPSYTSPVNHAGASPLNAIAHSPVNVSASHRQNFFTPIANQSQQQQQQQQQPVAVPLDSKWKATPSPVLYNANNNNNNNNGWEASSSQSNSNNTHVAATTATSIASTQPLPPQTTPVSLVMHAPPPQQQHHQPPPPPPASLPAPAAPPTSGSSNNNNSVGHATSVIRISSSQQHQHQHHPHVVVSGGQTFHPVIVDATQLTVPLPPTTVSFHQPNTPTTTAATVASLGQDKMLPKNGYNAPWYKLLPHMTPMSKAPPAPATPTLTTSGSNYSVVMMQQQQHQQHQQQQHLQQQQPPPQMPLNHNNNHLIVPAPHCSPGKPLNCSMNDAKAAAAAAAAVASQRQQQQQQQEEPDDQLDDDVFEATTPGISGSSKKQTAAMRLATHNSNIRKLEECHDASDGAAGAPATSAAKRRSQSLSALQQQQQLQQQQAGAAGAAAGQPPNKKIRRPMNAFMIFSKKHRKMVHKKHPNQDNRTVSKILGEWWYALKPEQKAQYHELASSVKDAHFKLHPEWKWCSKDRRKSSTSTATPGGKAGGAPGVGDGKQRLVSVDGSDSLEHDMCPSTPGGSGSCGGQGMSSDLQGDIIPLTIDNYNSTCDEAPTTISMKGSGHGKLMKNELPSDEDEQMLVVEEEQPQQPVKKLDLHCRERVNDSDMDDAPFDFRKQQPEANQRSAEELNTPGANGQAMTAPPLSGGEREITVKPKAIKAHSVLESNMLSYTQMSNYTQYTSPKNPIGVTPFQPTGGAFKSMPISPKGSGCKPEDAASLQPHIKQEDIKQEPPSPYKLNGGSGSLAGGGVVSAPPPSSGSVGAIFNFNVPTATALSQKQFHYPMHHPHRSPTDLRAAHQACVPSSPAGMGLGHAASIATPPASAPAQIMGGGPGQGQKMLFAMSNPYPLLQRSHQPGTPSLEHLQLDAFAPGSYIFKNHNGLSSLPPPVSAQPTMLLHGYTPSHSAEPPASSPSYKSMPSTPKSATYLMSAPPERSMEGGMGGCASAAASGGNENDMEADGQQFILAPTPAQLGRAPLQRRKNLSQSKSENNVSFGANLGASNGQHISRKLHSPTMMDASSPIIGHVNSSSLSSALPTPTSSTTTPNSDEQPPLTPTTSSSNSAINQPPKSPMKGAPGSAAAALKKKNDEMNNVLKQVDFEKKYKALPQFQPEDCQSPSAIAVPSSPRVYGTNYRKKNTAPPSVQKLMCEDDSIEEPASAPPTTTQRFFGPDFTNELKDDRFIELESSDQTGRSPRTPKTPLQSARSDASEKGHRKVLETRRHLVMQLFAEHGNFPTTQATIAFQTKHIDVFPRKQDLQLKIREVRQKLLGQASCTPHSAGPNTPSDSNSSSTTLSANSTGLNVQATNAAGGHQ; encoded by the exons ATGCTCAGCGCTGCcaatgcaactgcaacagcaacacatgcaggagcagcagccgcGATTGCCGCAGCCGAGACTTATGTcataacaaacaaacagcagcaacatcagcagcagcagcaacaagtctttgttgttgccgccAACAAAATGGTGATACCAGCAACGGGAGCAACAATCGCCGGTataccaacagcaacaacaacagccgcTGTCGAGTCAACAGCAAcacagcagcatcagcagcaacaccagcaacatgtGCTGTTCCAGCCGCACCTAcagacaacaacagcagcaaccagCACAcctcagcaacagcagcagcagcaaccaccTCAGCCGCGGCAACATCCCAAGAAGCGAAAGTTCGATCCAGCCGAGCTGGACAAGACCGAGCAGCatccccagcagcagcagcagcatccacagcaacagcagcaactgaGTGTGCAGAAGCTGCAGAAACCCGCCGATACCAATGGCAATAGCGATGGACTGGCCAACGGCAATCAGCTTCATCGCATGATCGTGAGTTGCGGTGCAGGCACCGGCAACAACagtagcaacagcagcagtaacagcagtagcagtgatatcaagcagcagcaacgtaTTATCATTGCATCTCCGCTGCAACATGGCAGCGGTAGTACTTACAAGCAACATGTATCCAGCGGCAACAATAGTCACGCAGCCACAATTATTCATCAacaacgcacacacacgcCCACAACCGCCGTCTactaccaacaacaacaacagcagcagcagcaacaacaacaacaacaacgttTTAGCTTTAATTCAAACAATCAGCAACATGTACAGGAACAACAGCAGCacctgcaacaacaacaacaacagcagcagcagcagccgcaatCCCTGCTCGATCTCAGCGAGTGGAACAACACGCGTGTCCTAGCCAAAATCCACAATCACTATGCCCCCGGGATAATACGCCAAGTGCAGGAGGCGTCTCCCGACTCAATACTCGTGGAATTTGATTCCACCGAATTGGGATTGCTGTTATATCAGGATGTTTTGCACCAGGGCCGCAACCATGTGATACTCGATGCCAGCCCGCCCATGGCGGAT ATTACGCTGGATGCCCGTGTTTGTGTGCGACAACGGTTGGAGGGTCGTGGCTCCGGCAGCTTCGTCTACGTGGAAGGCGTCATCACGGACATCAACCAGGCCACGAAACAATATAGCGTGCAACTGATCGGCGATGAATTG GCTAACAACAAAGTCGTACGTCGCGCCGATCTGCGTCTCCTGCAGCCGCCGTGGTGGGATGAGCTTAACGAACTGACACCCACGGGTGTAGCAACTGCCCCAGCATCCAGCGGCAAGCGGAAAGTGTCAGCGGGGGGAGCAGGGTCGGCAGCAGGCGAAGCGATGACCGTGCCCAGTGGCAATATCGTTTACCCAAAGGCGGCCACCGGCACGCCATTGACTTTCGTGGCCACCCGCTACGACGGCAAGCTGCCCACGGCACCGCCCACGTCTACACCCCAACAGTCGCAGCAGCATCTTGTCAAACAAGAAGAGTATTATCGGACGACGGCCACGTCGCCGTTCCCAACGCGACCTCCATTCGCCGGTCCTACCCACGGATCGGAGCAAGTGGCTCAGTCGCATCCCCAGCAGACCAACGGCCTGCCGGACATCGTGATCTCCCCGGGCAGCAATGGGCAGCACCCCAagatgcaacagcagcagcagcaacagcaacagtcgTCGCGGGGCTACGACGACTACGACTCGGACGACGAACTCAAGCGGGTCGGCATCGGATACTCGCCAGCCGCCGGTGAGCTGGACACGGAGAAGATGAGTGCCTGCAGCAAGAGGAGCAGCATGCAGAGCCGCGGCAGCACGTCCAGTCTACTCGACCAGAGGCTCACTCCACGATCTCATCCAGCAACACCAAG TGCCATCCACAGATCTCAGGCCACCACGCCGCACCGCTTCAAGAAGGGAGACATCGTGGAGTCGGAGTCCGGCGTGCGCAAGAAGTACAACGGGAAGCAGTGGCGCCGCCTGTGCATGCTCTGCACCAAGGAATCTCAGCGGCGCGGCTACTGCTCGCGGCACCTCAACCAGAAGGGCAATAACAGCGCCCTGCCCTCGTCGACGGGCCCAGGACGTCTGCTCAG TGACAGCCGATCAAGCAGCAAGACGCAGATCGATGAGGACACCTCTCGCGACTCGGAGACGTCGCCCAACTATCGGGTCAAAGGCCGCTACGATCAGGAGGAGACCGATGCGGCCGTCATGCTGG tatCCCTAAGCAGCTCTCGATCTGCCACGCCCTCGTACACCTCACCTGTGAACCACGCCGGAGCATCACCGCTAAATGCCATCGCCCATTCGCCGGTAAATGTGTCCGCCAGTCACAGGCAGAACTTTTTTACGCCCATCGCCAACCAgtcgcagcaacaacagcaacagcagcagcaacctgTTGCCGTACCGCTCGACTCTAAGTGGAAAGCAACACCCAGTCCGGTGCTCTACaatgccaacaacaacaataataacaacaatggcTGGGAAGCTAGCAGCAGCcagagcaacagcaacaatacTCATGTTGCAGCTACGACAGCAACATCGATTGCTAGCACTCAACCACTGCCGCCGCAAACGACGCCCGTTTCGCTGGTGATGCATGCCCcaccgccgcagcagcagcaccaccaacctccgccgccgccacctGCCAGTTTGCCAGCGCCAGCGGCACCACCCACCAGCGGtagcagcaataacaacaacagcgtAGGCCATGCCACCAGCGTTATTCGCATCTCCAGCagccagcagcaccagcaccagcaccatcCACATGTGGTGGTATCCGGTGGTCAGACCTTTCACCCTGTGATTGTGGACGCCACTCAGCTGACGGTGCCCCTGCCCCCCACTACGGTTTCATTTCATCAACCTAACACGCCCACCACAACAGCGGCAACAGTGGCGTCCTTGGGTCAGGATAAGATGCTGCCAAAAAACG GCTACAATGCGCCCTGGTACAAACTGCTGCCGCATATGACGCCCATGAGCAAGGCACCGCCAGCTCCGGCCACCCCAACCTTGACCACTTCGGGCAGCAACTACAGTGTAGTGatgatgcagcagcagcaacaccagcagcatcaacaacagcaacatctacagcagcaacagccgcCGCCGCAAATGCCGCtaaaccacaacaacaaccattTGATTGTGCCAGCACCACACTGTTCGCCGGGCAAACCGCTCAACTGCTCCATGAATGATGCCaaggcagcggcagcagcagcggctgcAGTGGCCAGCCAgaggcagcaacagcagcagcagcaggaggagcctGACGACCAGCTGGACGATGATGTATTCGAGGCCACTACACCTGGGATCAGTGGCAGCAGCAAGAAGCAAACGGCGGCCATGCGATTGGCCACCCACAACAGTAACATACGCAAGCTGGAGGAGTGTCATGATGCCAGCGATGGAGCAGCAGGTGCTCCAGCTACTTCGGCTGCCAAGCGGAGAAGTCAATCGTTGAGCGCactgcaacaacagcagcagctgcagcagcaacaagctGGAGCGGCCGGAGCAGCGGCTGGGCAGCCGCCAAACAAGAAGATTCGGCGACCCATGAATGCCTTCATGATCTTCTCAAAGAAGCACCGCAAGATGGTGCATAAGAAGCATCCGAATCAGGACAACCGCACAGTTAGCAAGATCCTGGGCGAGTGGTGGTACGCCCTGAAGCCAGAGCAGAAGGCGCAATACCACGAGCTAGCCAGCTCCGTGAAGGATGCGCACTTTAAGTTGCATCCGGAGTGGAAGTGGTGTTCCAAGGATCGCCGAAAGTCATCCACATCGACGGCCACTCCTGGTGGCAAGGCGGGCGGAGCCCCCGGAGTGGGTGACGGCAAGCAGCGCCTGGTTTCAGTTGATGGCTCCGATTCCCTGGAGCACGATATGTGCCCCTCGACGCCAGGAGGCAGCGGCAGCTGTGGTGGCCAGGGCATGTCCTCTGATCTCCAGGGTGACATTATACCCTTGACGATCGACAATTACAATAGCACCTGCGATGAGGCGCCAACCACGATCTCGATGAAGGGCAGCGGCCACGGGAAGCTGATGAAGAACGAGTTGCCCTCCGACGAGGATGAGCAGATGCTGGTGGTGGAGGAGGAGCAACCGCAGCAGCCGGTAAAGAAGCTGGATCTGCACTGTCGCGAGCGGGTAAATGACTCAGACATGGACGACGCACCCTTTGACTTCCGCAAGCAGCAACCAGAAGCGAATCAG CGTTCGGCGGAGGAGCTCAATACGCCCGGTGCCAATGGCCAGGCCATGACCGCACCGCCGCTCAGTGGAGGAGAACGCGAGATTACAGTCAAACCGAAAGCCATTAAGGCCCATTCGGTGCTGGAGAGCAACATGCTGTCATATACCCAGATGTCCAACTACACGCAGTACACTAGTCCCAAGAATCCAATCGGTGTAACACCATTCCAACCCACAG GCGGCGCCTTCAAGTCGATGCCCATTAGCCCAAAGGGCAGCGGGTGCAAGCCGGAGGACGCTGCTTCCCTGCAGCCACATATCAAGCAGGAGGACATTAAGCAGGAGCCGCCATCGCCCTACAAGCTAAACGGTGGTTCAGGATCCCTTGCCGGAGGGGGCGTGGTCAGTGCTCCGCCACCCAGCAGCGGCAGTGTCGGTGCCATCTTCAACTTCAATgtgccaacggcgacggcttTGAGTCAGAAGCAGTTTCACTACCCCATGCATCATCCGCATCGCAGTCCCACGGATCTGAGAG CTGCCCACCAAGCGTGTGTGCCATCGTCGCCGGCGGGCATGGGACTGGGACATGCGGCCAGCATTGCAACGCCTCCGGCATCAGCGCCCGCCCAGATCATGGGAGGTGGGCCAGGGCAAGGCCAGAAGATGTTGTTCGCCATGAGCAATCCG TACCCTCTGCTGCAGCGTTCTCACCAGCCAGGTACGCCCAGTCTGGAGCACTTGCAGTTGGACGCCTTCGCGCCAGGAAGTTACATCTTCAAGAACCACAACGGTCTGTCCTCGCTGCCGCCGCCCGTCAGTGCGCAGCCCACGATGCTGCTGCACGGATACACACCAAGCCACAGTGCCGAACCGCCGGCCAGTTCGCCGTCGTACAAGTCGATGCCCTCCACTCCCAAGTCGGCCACATATCTCATGAGTGCGCCGCCGGAACGGAGCATGGAGGGGGGCATGGGTGGCTGTGCATCTGCAGCGGCGAGTGGAGGCAATGAGAACGACATGGAAGCCGATGGACAGCAGTTTATTCTGGCACCAACGCCGGCCCAGCTGGGACGAGCCCCACTTCAGCGCCGCAAGAATCTAT CTcaaagcaagtcggaaaacAATGTGTCCTTTGGAGCTAATCTGGGGGCCAGTAATGGGCAGCACATCAGCCGCAAGTTACACTCGCCCACAATGATGGATGCCTCTTCGCCGATCATTGGCCATGTGAACAGCAGCAGTCTCAGCTCGGCCCTGCCCACGCCCACGTCCTCAACCACTACGCCCAACAGCGATGAGCAACCGCCCCTGACGccgaccaccagcagcagcaacagcgccATCAACCAGCCGCCCAAGTCTCCGATGAAGGGAGCTCCGGGATCAGCGGCAGCGGCcctcaaaaagaaaaatgatgAGATGAATAA TGTGCTCAAGCAGGTGGACTTTGAGAAGAAGTACAAGGCTCTGCCGCAATTTCAGCCGGAGGACTGTCAGTCGCCAAGTGCCATCGCTGTGCCCTCCTCGCCACGCGTCTATGGCACGAACTACCGGAAAAAGAACACGGCTCCGCCGTCAGTGCAGAAGCTAA TGTGCGAGGACGATTCGATTGAGGAGCCAGCCTCGGCACCGCCCACAACCACTCAGCGTTTCTTTGGTCCCGACTTTACCAACGAGCTAAAGG ACGACCGCTTTATCGAACTGGAGAGCTCTGACCAAACGGGCCGCTCGCCCAGAACACCAAAGACACCGCTCCAGAGCGCTCGGTCCGATGCCAGCGAGAAGGGGCACCGCAAGGTGCTGGAGACACGTCGCCACCTGGTCATGCAGCTGTTTGCCGAGCACGGTAACTTCCCCACTACCCAGGCCACCATTGCCTTTCAG ACCAAGCACATCGATGTCTTTCCGCGCAAACAAGATCTGCAGCTAAAGATACGCGAGGTGCGCCAGAAGTTGCTGGGCCAGGCATCCTGCACTCCGCACTCGGCAGGTCCCAACACACCGTCCGACTCCAACTCGTCGTCGACCACGTTGAGTGCAAATAGCACCGGCTTGAATGTGCAGGCCACCAATGCAGCAG GTGGACACCAATAA
- the LOC128252420 gene encoding putative transcription factor capicua isoform X8, translated as MNAFQDFELGAKLYLQCLLSLSSSRSATPSYTSPVNHAGASPLNAIAHSPVNVSASHRQNFFTPIANQSQQQQQQQQQPVAVPLDSKWKATPSPVLYNANNNNNNNNGWEASSSQSNSNNTHVAATTATSIASTQPLPPQTTPVSLVMHAPPPQQQHHQPPPPPPASLPAPAAPPTSGSSNNNNSVGHATSVIRISSSQQHQHQHHPHVVVSGGQTFHPVIVDATQLTVPLPPTTVSFHQPNTPTTTAATVASLGQDKMLPKNGYNAPWYKLLPHMTPMSKAPPAPATPTLTTSGSNYSVVMMQQQQHQQHQQQQHLQQQQPPPQMPLNHNNNHLIVPAPHCSPGKPLNCSMNDAKAAAAAAAAVASQRQQQQQQQEEPDDQLDDDVFEATTPGISGSSKKQTAAMRLATHNSNIRKLEECHDASDGAAGAPATSAAKRRSQSLSALQQQQQLQQQQAGAAGAAAGQPPNKKIRRPMNAFMIFSKKHRKMVHKKHPNQDNRTVSKILGEWWYALKPEQKAQYHELASSVKDAHFKLHPEWKWCSKDRRKSSTSTATPGGKAGGAPGVGDGKQRLVSVDGSDSLEHDMCPSTPGGSGSCGGQGMSSDLQGDIIPLTIDNYNSTCDEAPTTISMKGSGHGKLMKNELPSDEDEQMLVVEEEQPQQPVKKLDLHCRERVNDSDMDDAPFDFRKQQPEANQRSAEELNTPGANGQAMTAPPLSGGEREITVKPKAIKAHSVLESNMLSYTQMSNYTQYTSPKNPIGVTPFQPTGGAFKSMPISPKGSGCKPEDAASLQPHIKQEDIKQEPPSPYKLNGGSGSLAGGGVVSAPPPSSGSVGAIFNFNVPTATALSQKQFHYPMHHPHRSPTDLRAAHQACVPSSPAGMGLGHAASIATPPASAPAQIMGGGPGQGQKMLFAMSNPYPLLQRSHQPGTPSLEHLQLDAFAPGSYIFKNHNGLSSLPPPVSAQPTMLLHGYTPSHSAEPPASSPSYKSMPSTPKSATYLMSAPPERSMEGGMGGCASAAASGGNENDMEADGQQFILAPTPAQLGRAPLQRRKNLSQSKSENNVSFGANLGASNGQHISRKLHSPTMMDASSPIIGHVNSSSLSSALPTPTSSTTTPNSDEQPPLTPTTSSSNSAINQPPKSPMKGAPGSAAAALKKKNDEMNNVLKQVDFEKKYKALPQFQPEDCQSPSAIAVPSSPRVYGTNYRKKNTAPPSVQKLMCEDDSIEEPASAPPTTTQRFFGPDFTNELKDDRFIELESSDQTGRSPRTPKTPLQSARSDASEKGHRKVLETRRHLVMQLFAEHGNFPTTQATIAFQTKHIDVFPRKQDLQLKIREVRQKLLGQASCTPHSAGPNTPSDSNSSSTTLSANSTGLNVQATNAAGGHQ; from the exons ATGAATGCGTTCCAGGACTTTGAGCTGGGGGCCAAACTATATCTGCAGTGCTTAT tatCCCTAAGCAGCTCTCGATCTGCCACGCCCTCGTACACCTCACCTGTGAACCACGCCGGAGCATCACCGCTAAATGCCATCGCCCATTCGCCGGTAAATGTGTCCGCCAGTCACAGGCAGAACTTTTTTACGCCCATCGCCAACCAgtcgcagcaacaacagcaacagcagcagcaacctgTTGCCGTACCGCTCGACTCTAAGTGGAAAGCAACACCCAGTCCGGTGCTCTACaatgccaacaacaacaataataacaacaatggcTGGGAAGCTAGCAGCAGCcagagcaacagcaacaatacTCATGTTGCAGCTACGACAGCAACATCGATTGCTAGCACTCAACCACTGCCGCCGCAAACGACGCCCGTTTCGCTGGTGATGCATGCCCcaccgccgcagcagcagcaccaccaacctccgccgccgccacctGCCAGTTTGCCAGCGCCAGCGGCACCACCCACCAGCGGtagcagcaataacaacaacagcgtAGGCCATGCCACCAGCGTTATTCGCATCTCCAGCagccagcagcaccagcaccagcaccatcCACATGTGGTGGTATCCGGTGGTCAGACCTTTCACCCTGTGATTGTGGACGCCACTCAGCTGACGGTGCCCCTGCCCCCCACTACGGTTTCATTTCATCAACCTAACACGCCCACCACAACAGCGGCAACAGTGGCGTCCTTGGGTCAGGATAAGATGCTGCCAAAAAACG GCTACAATGCGCCCTGGTACAAACTGCTGCCGCATATGACGCCCATGAGCAAGGCACCGCCAGCTCCGGCCACCCCAACCTTGACCACTTCGGGCAGCAACTACAGTGTAGTGatgatgcagcagcagcaacaccagcagcatcaacaacagcaacatctacagcagcaacagccgcCGCCGCAAATGCCGCtaaaccacaacaacaaccattTGATTGTGCCAGCACCACACTGTTCGCCGGGCAAACCGCTCAACTGCTCCATGAATGATGCCaaggcagcggcagcagcagcggctgcAGTGGCCAGCCAgaggcagcaacagcagcagcagcaggaggagcctGACGACCAGCTGGACGATGATGTATTCGAGGCCACTACACCTGGGATCAGTGGCAGCAGCAAGAAGCAAACGGCGGCCATGCGATTGGCCACCCACAACAGTAACATACGCAAGCTGGAGGAGTGTCATGATGCCAGCGATGGAGCAGCAGGTGCTCCAGCTACTTCGGCTGCCAAGCGGAGAAGTCAATCGTTGAGCGCactgcaacaacagcagcagctgcagcagcaacaagctGGAGCGGCCGGAGCAGCGGCTGGGCAGCCGCCAAACAAGAAGATTCGGCGACCCATGAATGCCTTCATGATCTTCTCAAAGAAGCACCGCAAGATGGTGCATAAGAAGCATCCGAATCAGGACAACCGCACAGTTAGCAAGATCCTGGGCGAGTGGTGGTACGCCCTGAAGCCAGAGCAGAAGGCGCAATACCACGAGCTAGCCAGCTCCGTGAAGGATGCGCACTTTAAGTTGCATCCGGAGTGGAAGTGGTGTTCCAAGGATCGCCGAAAGTCATCCACATCGACGGCCACTCCTGGTGGCAAGGCGGGCGGAGCCCCCGGAGTGGGTGACGGCAAGCAGCGCCTGGTTTCAGTTGATGGCTCCGATTCCCTGGAGCACGATATGTGCCCCTCGACGCCAGGAGGCAGCGGCAGCTGTGGTGGCCAGGGCATGTCCTCTGATCTCCAGGGTGACATTATACCCTTGACGATCGACAATTACAATAGCACCTGCGATGAGGCGCCAACCACGATCTCGATGAAGGGCAGCGGCCACGGGAAGCTGATGAAGAACGAGTTGCCCTCCGACGAGGATGAGCAGATGCTGGTGGTGGAGGAGGAGCAACCGCAGCAGCCGGTAAAGAAGCTGGATCTGCACTGTCGCGAGCGGGTAAATGACTCAGACATGGACGACGCACCCTTTGACTTCCGCAAGCAGCAACCAGAAGCGAATCAG CGTTCGGCGGAGGAGCTCAATACGCCCGGTGCCAATGGCCAGGCCATGACCGCACCGCCGCTCAGTGGAGGAGAACGCGAGATTACAGTCAAACCGAAAGCCATTAAGGCCCATTCGGTGCTGGAGAGCAACATGCTGTCATATACCCAGATGTCCAACTACACGCAGTACACTAGTCCCAAGAATCCAATCGGTGTAACACCATTCCAACCCACAG GCGGCGCCTTCAAGTCGATGCCCATTAGCCCAAAGGGCAGCGGGTGCAAGCCGGAGGACGCTGCTTCCCTGCAGCCACATATCAAGCAGGAGGACATTAAGCAGGAGCCGCCATCGCCCTACAAGCTAAACGGTGGTTCAGGATCCCTTGCCGGAGGGGGCGTGGTCAGTGCTCCGCCACCCAGCAGCGGCAGTGTCGGTGCCATCTTCAACTTCAATgtgccaacggcgacggcttTGAGTCAGAAGCAGTTTCACTACCCCATGCATCATCCGCATCGCAGTCCCACGGATCTGAGAG CTGCCCACCAAGCGTGTGTGCCATCGTCGCCGGCGGGCATGGGACTGGGACATGCGGCCAGCATTGCAACGCCTCCGGCATCAGCGCCCGCCCAGATCATGGGAGGTGGGCCAGGGCAAGGCCAGAAGATGTTGTTCGCCATGAGCAATCCG TACCCTCTGCTGCAGCGTTCTCACCAGCCAGGTACGCCCAGTCTGGAGCACTTGCAGTTGGACGCCTTCGCGCCAGGAAGTTACATCTTCAAGAACCACAACGGTCTGTCCTCGCTGCCGCCGCCCGTCAGTGCGCAGCCCACGATGCTGCTGCACGGATACACACCAAGCCACAGTGCCGAACCGCCGGCCAGTTCGCCGTCGTACAAGTCGATGCCCTCCACTCCCAAGTCGGCCACATATCTCATGAGTGCGCCGCCGGAACGGAGCATGGAGGGGGGCATGGGTGGCTGTGCATCTGCAGCGGCGAGTGGAGGCAATGAGAACGACATGGAAGCCGATGGACAGCAGTTTATTCTGGCACCAACGCCGGCCCAGCTGGGACGAGCCCCACTTCAGCGCCGCAAGAATCTAT CTcaaagcaagtcggaaaacAATGTGTCCTTTGGAGCTAATCTGGGGGCCAGTAATGGGCAGCACATCAGCCGCAAGTTACACTCGCCCACAATGATGGATGCCTCTTCGCCGATCATTGGCCATGTGAACAGCAGCAGTCTCAGCTCGGCCCTGCCCACGCCCACGTCCTCAACCACTACGCCCAACAGCGATGAGCAACCGCCCCTGACGccgaccaccagcagcagcaacagcgccATCAACCAGCCGCCCAAGTCTCCGATGAAGGGAGCTCCGGGATCAGCGGCAGCGGCcctcaaaaagaaaaatgatgAGATGAATAA TGTGCTCAAGCAGGTGGACTTTGAGAAGAAGTACAAGGCTCTGCCGCAATTTCAGCCGGAGGACTGTCAGTCGCCAAGTGCCATCGCTGTGCCCTCCTCGCCACGCGTCTATGGCACGAACTACCGGAAAAAGAACACGGCTCCGCCGTCAGTGCAGAAGCTAA TGTGCGAGGACGATTCGATTGAGGAGCCAGCCTCGGCACCGCCCACAACCACTCAGCGTTTCTTTGGTCCCGACTTTACCAACGAGCTAAAGG ACGACCGCTTTATCGAACTGGAGAGCTCTGACCAAACGGGCCGCTCGCCCAGAACACCAAAGACACCGCTCCAGAGCGCTCGGTCCGATGCCAGCGAGAAGGGGCACCGCAAGGTGCTGGAGACACGTCGCCACCTGGTCATGCAGCTGTTTGCCGAGCACGGTAACTTCCCCACTACCCAGGCCACCATTGCCTTTCAG ACCAAGCACATCGATGTCTTTCCGCGCAAACAAGATCTGCAGCTAAAGATACGCGAGGTGCGCCAGAAGTTGCTGGGCCAGGCATCCTGCACTCCGCACTCGGCAGGTCCCAACACACCGTCCGACTCCAACTCGTCGTCGACCACGTTGAGTGCAAATAGCACCGGCTTGAATGTGCAGGCCACCAATGCAGCAG GTGGACACCAATAA